The proteins below are encoded in one region of Buttiauxella gaviniae:
- a CDS encoding DcrB-related protein, with protein MKPYQINEGTFSLPDDIGGQDSTLNIFRHSTDNTVLMVARGAIPAGRSFEDELESQWAQLWARVERVQSTPKTRVLLPCSPGVDAWQTDCHFRQGGHIQYQRQLALHLPHKSQMLIFTHTSQIPFTQVQNQYWQRLCETLCLAKRAEAAHG; from the coding sequence ATGAAACCTTATCAAATTAATGAAGGCACATTTTCCCTTCCCGATGACATTGGCGGACAAGACAGCACGCTGAATATCTTTCGTCACAGCACAGACAATACGGTGTTGATGGTGGCTCGGGGGGCTATCCCAGCGGGGCGATCGTTTGAAGATGAGCTGGAGAGCCAGTGGGCGCAACTTTGGGCGAGGGTTGAGCGAGTACAAAGCACACCGAAAACGCGTGTTTTGCTGCCTTGTTCACCAGGGGTTGATGCCTGGCAGACTGATTGCCACTTTCGGCAAGGGGGGCACATCCAGTATCAGCGCCAACTGGCACTCCATCTCCCACATAAAAGCCAGATGCTGATTTTCACTCACACATCACAGATCCCTTTTACGCAAGTTCAGAATCAGTACTGGCAGCGACTGTGCGAAACATTGTGTCTGGCGAAGCGAGCGGAGGCGGCCCATGGCTGA